In the Pelmatolapia mariae isolate MD_Pm_ZW linkage group LG10_11, Pm_UMD_F_2, whole genome shotgun sequence genome, ATTCTATTGAATATTAGGATTCTCTGAAATCACCTATTCCTGTTAAAGGGTATTTTATCATTGTTTCTGCAATATGAATATGTTACCCTAAATACACAAAATTATTGGTATTCAATCTACTCATACATTCGTGCAATACCGCCTTGAAATTCTTAGTAAAGCATTAGATTTTTATGTGAAAAGGATATTTCAGTTCCATACACCACACAGTCATTATTCAGCCTCTGTTTACTTCTGCTTGTGGTTGAAAAATAGGGATGACTACAAAATGACTAATGACGAAGACAAGAGTCTTCCTGTTTATGTCGTATTTAAGGCGACTGCACTCTACATGAATCAGAAGAACTGCTGAGCTTTATACATCAGGCTACTACTTTGCCTTTCTGTTCAGCTCAAGTGTGTTTTTGGACACATTAGTTACTGAATATATTGTATTTGTTAATGATTTTCTTATAACCTGCCATTTCATTCcaattttgcttttgctttccaACGTCTACTTTAATATCCAGGATGCTTTTCTCATGGATTACAGTAAAACAAAGCCTTAAGGATGTGGGTTTTCAAGCTGTGGATGTGTTCACCACTGGTAAAAGGGATGGATTCAGAAGAACaatccttctcctcctcatctgTAGCATCTCCAGCCTCCTGCTCAGCTCCTTGCTCCTCCTGTACCTCCTCTTCGCTCTGGACTATGAGCTAGCAGTGGCTGGGGGGATTGCCGCCTGCTTTGGGACACTGCTGACTGTTGCCCTCTTCCTATCAAAGAGAGTAAGGTGTTTAGGGACTCTTTTTGTTATATCCATTTTCATGAAAAAGAGTAGGAACTTGCTGTTAACTGCTGGAACCAGTTTAGTGGTTCTTAAGAACATCCGTAACACTCTGGAGAACCTCTCGCTGCTGGTCAGGAGTATGATTTGCAACCTGAAGGCAAAAAAAGCCTCCATCATTGCTCCATTTACTAACTATGTTCAGATGTTGAAGTGGATCGGAGACATGCTCAAAGGGGTTACAAACCTGGGAGTAGTGAGACTTGACTCCCAGCTCAACGTCTCTCCAAGACTGGAATCAGAAGAATTCAGGCAGAGGCTCGCAGGAGCAGAGCAGAAGCTCAACGAGACTGTTAAATATGCACAGGCCCTGATGAATACAGTGAGCTCAGTGACCGACAGGATGTTTCCTGCCATCAGCTTCCTCGTGCTCATGATGTTTATAGGattgcacataaaaaaatactgcagagacatgaaatacaaaaataggtttatcagcagcaagTTTGTTCATTTTGATGAGAAGCAGAAGGCGGAAGGAAAATCCCACGTCCTTCCCCTCACGGCAGAGGAGGAGCAGCTGTACACCTTCATTCCCTCCGCCCGTCCCACAACAAGAGAAGGGAAAGCTATGGTGAAATTTGGAATTCCAGTTGTCTCCCACTTTGTAGCTTGGGTCATATTCATAACTGTGGACGCCTTGCTGTACTGTTTTGTTGACATTGTTACAACAAGGTTATCAGAGCTGGAGCCATTCCATGTCCCTTTGTTAATGAGCATCAAAGTAAGTACAGTGtagtaaatatttatttattttttaaatattttcctcATCTCAACCACAAAAGACTCACTTGTTTATCCTTGCAGGGGATTGCAACTTTAATTGGAATGCCTCTTGGACAGGAAAATCATGAAAAAGACTTTTCCTACTCTGTGACTCTGTTTGAGAAGCAGTGCCTCCCCAAACCCAAGTTGTTGCTATATAGTTCTGTAATTCCACTGACTGCCATCCTGCTCACCCTGCTTGTTATGGCTCTGATGGCAACCAAAGTCTCCCAGCTAAGGTTGATGGTCTGTGAACagttcttcccctctgctgcaGAGGAGAGAGTGGAGTACCTCCACGGCAAAATCCTGAGGAAAAGATTCAAAAtgagaaaggagaaaaatgacTGCAGCCTCAGGTCATTTATTACCAAGGTGCATGTTAACATATTGCTTGAGAATAACTATTgccagccaaaaaaaaaaaaagccaaatctCTAATTATGTACTTTTTCTGTTCTTCTTCATCAGCCATATTTCTGGTTCCCGCTACTGTTTCATCCCAAAGAGGATCCACAAAGTATCCTGTGAGGAAAATCTTCTCCACTCTCTACAGACACTCTAGTGATGGTAGTGCTAGTCTTTGGTCGGCTGGTCTCACTAGTCTGGTGCAGACTGACAGATCAACATGGATGGTCCATGGATCTCGCGGAGAGAAATATCAGCCTTATACTTTAGTCTGTCAATGAGAACTTCTGAACCAAAGTCTCTATTTTTGCCTCGTCCGGGTAAACACTACAGTATATTGCAAACATGTTACATCAGGGCACCTACACCAAGAGCACCTTCTACGTATGTCTGACATTCAACCGTGTTTGATAAAACATCATTATCTGGCACGATAAGAATGTATTGGTATCTTGCACCATGGCAGTGTGGAGATccaacaatatttatttattataataattatattattggtttccttttgttttttattaagcTGCTAATTGGGAGAGGGAGACCATTCTACTTAAGCCCATTCTCTGCATAAAAAAGTAAACCtttgttattctttttcttttttcttttttttccctgtcctGTCCGGCACTGTAGCactcagaattattgtctgaaggccaagaaaaatgcccaGCAGATTTGTTTTCCCAAGTGGATCATTACAGCTTTACCATACTGGTCCACTTGActgatctttatttatttatttatttatgtatttaaagttttaagtTATTACAGTTGGAACAGACACGACCGGGGGATAAGAAAGGGAAAGACGCAGACAGGAGAAGTTCAAGAAAAGGAGAGGGAAAGATtaacagaggggaagagggacagtgagaaaagaCACTACAAATCtgctaaaagaagaaaacaagcaaaacgaCAACAACCTCCCCACCAGCTGAAGCGGCCCCCAGTTCCatcgatgcaccagaggccccccgCACCAGGGTTGGGCCTCCGTGCAtgcacccgcccacaacctcggtgacacaccaaccaggacccaagccccaaaggtccagccagagccccagccTGGAGGCTTAGCACGCCCAGAACCCCAAGTCCACTCTAGACCCACCCAGAGTTCAGCTAgactaccaggtcagtaaccttcgaccgccagcacagaccctcctCCAGCCCTGCTGCAGGCAACCACCAGGAAAACACCACCCAAGAGCCACAGATCCCCATTCAGTTCAGTACCACAGCCCCCAGGTTGAGTCCCCCAAGAATCCCCAGACACCCCAAGCCTGTACCTACCCCCACATCAAGCGCAATAATGAAGGCGGGAAGACTAATATGATCTTTCAGACGGTCTCTATAATGGTTAGAATtaggattatttttatttttccagttcatgaggacagTTATCATGGCAATGCATAGGTTGGTGAGAACCATGTGGGCTGTATTCATCtatgtagtgacatcatccaagaTGCCCAACAAGCAGACTAGAGGGAAgtctggaatgttacatttcagatactttgataagtcttcacatatccaGCACCAAAACCTCTGAACTGGTGGGCAGAACCAAACAGCGTGGATGTAACTGTCAGGtttattgccttgacagtgtgagcagttgttagaagatgtaaagcccatcttgaataTCCgttgacctgtatagtgcactctatgtagtattttgtattgtattaattgtagACTGGAACAGACGTTTTGGTCTAAGATGACTGATAAATccacttcccattttgcaaagggatattgattcatctattttggAGAGTGTCCAGTATATTTTAGACAGTAATTTGGGGTTTTAAGATTAAGAAATTGTACCACACTTgatggtgtttgtaattcaactTGATTAggcttacatttttttttattataaatttaatttgttgatattctaaaaatcctTTCTTGTTAATCCCACACTGTacaactagtctgtcaaatggaataaagtcctccttctaatatatgttccaAGGATTTAATTCCTTTACGACTCCAATCTGGGAGGttaatcatattatttttttgtagtaTGTCAGttttgttccagataggtgtacatttgcatgggattaatgaagactcagtcatttttagaaactcccattgtgctgtcagagaagagctgatgttgactcTTTTAAAACATACATGTAGGTTGGtctttgagctgataaatggtaggtccgaaatctctatattattgctatATTATTGCATAGTGCCTGCTCTACATCTAGCCAGGGTGCATCTAAGAGTGATGTTTTAACCATCCCCAGTGTTGGTAAGGgtacttttaaaatttattccactacagattacagaatacatgccccaaaatgtagtttgtaacgTATTTCGTTAAGTTACTCTGAATACTTTGATTACTTACtatattgtcatgctttttacaactacatgaatgtacttttgctgtgtgatttattaatattactgaaggctactcgccataccaataccaccTAGATTTTTAAATCCTAATATAAAATCAGTGCCTAGGGTGGACATATAGAAAACTTTCAATGTATGTTATTTCAAAATACATCATAATTGTTCTTAGTTACCAATACttaaatatatatgaaaataaagGAGTAACAAGTCAGGTTTTTTTGAGGTAAGGTAAGTATACTACTACTATATACTATACTTAGTTCAGAAACTTTTGTTGgtttagcagaaaaacaaacaataccTATCCACTGAGTACCTCGTAAGTGTGAATATACATTTTGCGCCACGAGCCGTATTTTGGAGAGGCTTAACCTTGCCCAACTTCTTGGTACTTTAGGAGACACACATTATTAACATTATGACTGTAAGTCATTTTACGTACCGGAAGATAGAAAAGGATATTTAAGTAATAGAAAGTTCATCATGCACATCTTGCTAGTTTACCGCTTGTTGATTATTTTCAGTAAAGCTGGAATACCTCCAAAACTTCTGAATAAACCAGTACAACAACATCTGACTTTTTCTCTAGCACCATCTTATGATTGTACTGTAAGTGAAATGACATGGGTACAGGTGTTAGCCACATAAGGTATTAATTCTCTTGATGGTTTAATACCTAATGTGGATTATATGCAGTAGTTTGGGTTAGTGCtaattagtctttttttttcagcacacTTAACAAAGACAGTACATAATGCACATTATACTTGCTGAACATTAGCATATAAGCATCATCACTGTGAGTATTCAGCAGGCTGACCTCAGTGCTGGTATGACTGTAGGCACAACTGTGCTTCTGTGAACCATTTCTCCgcaattgttttattttatatttaacacTTATCAGAATAAATATGTACTCTGACTTTGTGCCCCAGTTCTCACCTGTAATCCACCACCTACTGTGTCATTATTATTCAGAAAACTAGAGCAGTATACTACGATTTATGGCATCACATGACAGCTCAGTCTACTAATTGATGATTGTGGTAACCGTGGAGCAATTAAAGACCATAAGCTAAGCGGTATTACCTTGATTCATCAGAGCTGCAATGAGCTCTCAGCAATAGGAAATACATACCTATTACTTACCTATTACATCATGTTCATTATATAACATGACAGAGGAAGAATTTTATTATGAATCAACCCCAAACTATCAGTTGTGATGGTTGCAGTCATTCCTGATATGAATAAACACCTAATTATGTTTGTTAcataaaatatcaaataaagaaACCACAGTTATAACCTCACAGGCTTCTGCATTTTACCTCTGTGCAGAATGTAGAACAGCGATATTTGCTTACATAATCTAAGACAGATGTCCTTTGCATGTGCAGTGAGCAGCACTGTCCTCTTCCTACTTATGCACTGTCACTGTTCATTAGCATCATGCAGGTGCTGTTTCTTCACTCAGCATAGGGACAGGTCACAGCCTACTGACTTTATAATGCAGACTGTGACAGGTGAGAAATGCAGTGATGTGTGAATAGGGAAAGGTAAAAACTGCTATTAATGTGTATTCCTCAGGGTAAATACTAAATACAGGTAAATACTATTAGTTTATTACTGTCTTATTGGTATATACACAGTTTTGAGAAATCCCTTAGGGTGTGTTTGTTCATTATGCATTaatattttgcaaaaaaaaaaaaaaaacttcctttaTTTAACAGCTTATGACAGATGTTTTAAGTAGTAGAAATCCTATACTATACACTACATGCTCAGTATATTTACTATCATTCCGTGTACTTAAATAATTAGTGGTACACACACGCTACTTAGTAGTATGCTCAAATCATATCACTCAGCTGCAGTTGGCGTCACCACTGGCTCAGCCTTGTAGGATTGAGGAAAGTCATGATTAATATATTTACTTAATATATAATTTCTGGCAAAGTGAGAACATATCCTTAGTAGCCACTACATTAGGTATACCTTGCAAAGGTAGATGCCCTTTTACCTTCATTCCTCACGGCACAGACtcaacaaagtgctggaaacattccacAGAGATTTTGCTCCATATTAACATGACAGGACCATGCCGTTGCTtaagatttgtcagctgcacatcagTGATGCAAGCTTtggttccaccacatcccaaaggtgcccTTTTGgcctgagatctggtgactatgCAGGCCATTTatgtacagtgaactcactgtcatttTCAAGACACCAGGTTGAGATTGTTTCAGCCTTGTGACATGGCACATATCAGGCTGGAACCAGCTATAACAATGGTGTTACACTGTTATCCAACCAATAGCCATTTGgttgagtggttatttgagtaaGTCATTTGAAAGGTCTTTCTTcaccattctgatgctcagcttGAAGTTCAGAATACTAGAATAATAGATACTTTGAGTTACTCCCATACTTTGGTTAGTTAAGTATACCTCTTCAACTGCAGGttaaacattttcattgctGTTACAGTTAGCAAGACTAATTGATATCACCATGTTTGGCAAAACCTGATTCTTAGAAATACTGTGATCACTTAAAAAATACTTTGGGTTACACTAGTTAAAGTGTAAATATTTAGCATGAATCACTTCCTCTGTGTTTAAAGCTTGAAAACCCAAgttataattataatttttgTGTTAACTTGTATTGAAATGGAGTCAGGTCACCATTTTAAATAGGCTCACCATTCACTGTACAATACCCCGCCATCCCCCAACCATCCTTTGCACCGTTtaagaaaagaggaaagaagCATTCTTGCTTGAGGATGAGTAGGCATTCTGTGACTCACATACTACCACTGACCCGTGTGGCAACCTGATAAGCTCACACTATGTCTCAACTGGCCCTGTGGCATAATAACACGCCAGCATGCCCGCCCCAATGGGAAGCTGCCACATGATGCTCGATGACAGCCGCAGACCTTTTTTTACCACGAGAAGGAATGAATGCAGTCCATACATGGGCATAGATGGAGTGTATAATAATGTGTGAGCCTGCTGAATATGCAAACACAGAGTCCGTCTGGGTCAGTGGAGTAAATCTTATTACTGCATGCATGTCAGTGTATTTTAATGAATATTTCATCAAAGGGAAAGGATGCTTTTGGGTGAGAGACAGTTCTGTTACCAGTGGCAACTGGCATTTTAGAAGATGGGGggtaaaaaatgcaaaaacatgcTGTGAAGAAGAAAACTCAGGCATAATTACACACAACTAAAAATGCTGATTTACTATTGTTGTAGAGCACAGAACACAATATACAGTgaaattgggttttttttctatttagaGACTTTTCATTTACTAACCAGGAACTCATGCATAAACCTGATTTGCATTTCTTATGGTGAGTTGCGTTATTACATAATGGTGTTAGTAATAAATGTATAGTTTGCAGCAGCAGAGTTGGTTTTTGTGATCTGTGTACTGAACAGAGCTGGCTGCAGATAGAGCTGTATGTGACTCAGTTTCCTCTTCCAGCGGAGCATTGACTCAGGCAGAAATTCAACATGTTATAACCCTCATATGCTTGAAATGCAAAAAGCTACTCCAAAGAAGGTTGTCTTTGAGAAAACACTTGTTGTTTGTGCAATGGGTAGCTTCTGGGTTGCACTGTTGGAGATTTAAGGTGCCCTTTAAGTTCTCAGGTATATGTTCAGACAGAAATGACTTTGCCTTCATATGGCTTTCTGGTCACAGCTGTAGGTTTcctcacctgcaggtcaaatacaaacagacagaaacattAGGTCATCCTGTGCGTGGTACCTACTCCCAGTCTGGTTGCTTCAAGTTCATAATTCTGAATTAACTACGAAAAGTGTTTTACAGCTAAGCAGTCCTGCCAGTGTATGTCCTCTGTGCAATTCATGATCTGCACTTGGAATAGACACAGGAAAATATCAGTTTTAGCAAATATCAGAAGTAGACTGAGTCAAAATCACACCCCGGTGTCCTGAGTCTGTAGTCTCCTGTATAGTTCATCTTATTGAGATATAGTTATTTGCAATATTCTGGGTAATTTAATCTAAATTTTTATGCTTACAGCATATATGACGCTACAACCAGCATCCAGTTTGCTTACCTCAACTGACCATAAATAGTAAATAAAAGAGGGAACAGTTAGGCTAAAGGCTTTTACACAccagatgtgtaaaaatggtGTGAATATTTTGTGTGTTAAAGATATTTTTCAGACTCACCTATGAAAGCTATCGTGATACAGCTTGAACTCTTGGACCCTCTCATGAGAACTGGATGAACCCAGAATCTCTGTTTCAGGACCAGCTAATCATCGCTTGATGTCAACTTGATTTTTTtgagtgcatttttttaaaagcaaatgtTTTTGCAAAATCGCAACActtttgtatatgtatgtgtatacatTACCCATTAAGTTCACATCCAAAAAATGTGGAACTTCAGTGACACTTCTGACGCTAAGGCTTTACTAACCTGCTCCCGCTGCTTGATTCTTTTGTAAACAAACTCAGAAAATGGTTTTCTGTGGATGAACTGGCCATGTCCTGGTGACACCTTCAGCTGCCCATCCTCATACACCACTTTGCCTCTGGAGATGGTAATGACAGGTACCCCATGACACTCCATACCCTCAAAGATGTTGTAGTCCACAGCCTGGTGATGAGTCTTGGCTGATATTTTCCTACATAAAGATACATTGGCGGctttaaaaacagtcagtggaGGCTTTTTATGAGCTGAACTCATTGGTCACATGTAGCCTGCGTTAGATAATTGCTGGATGCTTTCTGAATACCAAAGAAAAGGATAAATCTATTGTGAAAACTTAATGCAGTCCATCCTCATCTGAAACTGTTTGAATCAGGCCAAGATGTACTTGCAGTTTGTTCACTGTGCAGCAGTAATATAATGTATTATTCAAAACTTTTGCTCATGTGAGGCTCTTAAAGGCTTACTAAGCACATACACTAAGCTTCTTTCAGACAATAAAAAGGCACCTCAACATTTTCACTGCTGCCTATTACATTATTGTGGCATCTATCCAAAGGCTGCTGCATGAGCACTGCCACATAATATTGCAGCATAGCCAGTATCCAGATATAAAAAAAGACTGTGCAAGCTGGAGCCTGATGGTAAATatgaacaaagaaacacaagagCGGCAACATTTTTCAGTTCTCAGCAAAATAAATTTAGCATAGCAGTGATGGAGTTTAGTAGCAGAAATTATTAAAGTAATTTAAATGGTGTACAATGACAATGCTGGTGTTAAATGTACACATGTCGAACTTTGAAACAGATggcctacagcagcagaagaccatatTGGGTACCACGCCTGTGAGCTAAGGACAGGAAACTGGGGCTACAGTTCACACGGGCTTGCCTGGTTTGATTTATAAAGAAATTATAgaatttctttgtttgttaggTTTTAGTTTCTggattaaaatgtgaaaaaggtacacctgttcaaccagTAGCTGAACAGGTGTATATGATCAGTCAAACACATGAGATTCACCCAATATATTTAGGCATGTTGACAAACTTCTGAATTTCTGATGTATACAGTATCAAATTAATGGGAGTTAATGTGAATTTGTGGCTGTATTATCAGACAGATTCCATATAATTACTaacttgaccccattcaatCAAAAACTGAAACCAAAGTCACTTTTAAAGTTGGAATTGACTGgaccaacaaacaaaaatataagaGAGAGAGGAGTGGGCAATCTGCAGAAAATGACTGATCACAGCAGCTTTAAGTTACAAAATGTATATTTGCACAACTACGTGAAGTAAGTTGATTAGGACTTGACTGAGCCTTTCTGTAAACTGTAGAAAATCTCTTCATAATAAAAGTATGAATGCTTTGCACAGTACAAACTGATGATGTCGAACAAATAAATCATATTTGAGTGAAAGACCAAGTCAGCAGGGAACAGCAAAGTAAGTGTGACTCAGCTGCTTCCATGAAATGCACCggatgtctttctttctttttttttcattgaccCCTTTTACTCTCCATTCACAAACATGTTTCCTGTGGATTTGTGAAGCCAGACACCAGCCTAGTgtgcacagacaaaaacaagatgtGTCCTCATTATTCAGCTCACCCAATTATGAGAAACAAGTCAACTGAGTGAGCTTCCTAgggatttggttttttttgtgggggggagGCGGTTATGCAACTGTTTGTGGCCCCTGGTCCCGGATGTTATGAAGTGACACTTGTGCTCACGGCAAATTAATTACACAGTTTCACAGATGAATTCACTGTGCAGCAATCAAATACAATGCGCTCTCATGCTTGAAAGTCATTATGACTTCCACAGGCATGCACATATGGTAAAGACACAACTTAAATGGACAGCATAGTAAACAGGTGATGTCCAGGAGTGACAGGTCAGAGAGGAAAGACATACTGCAAAGCACTTCATAGTAACAACTTATTGGTCCCTGACAcaatctttgtgtgtgtgtgtgtgtgtgtgtgtgtgtgtgtgtgtgtgtacgggttcgtactatcctggtggggaccaaaatctgacttttactatcctggtggggactttctgcaccgtggggaccaaaatccaggtcccctcggggttgaaagcaattttcacactcaaaatgcggttttactgtcagggttacaattaggttatggttaggtttagggtaagggttagggttaggcattcatttttaatggttagggttagggtaaggggctagggaaagcattatgtcaatgggatgtccccacgaggatagcaaaccagacatgtgtgtgtgtgtgtgtgtgtgtgtgtgtgtgtgtgtgtgttattatcAGTAAATTCATTTACAGAAATTACATTGGGGTTCAATGTGCTCTTCATCAACTCACATCCACAGTTGGTTAGATCCCTGAGGGACGCAGCCCAGATCCTTCAGCAATCAGAGTGGTGCATTGCTATTTCCAGGTTATATAAGATTGTGCTACAGTACACATGATGCTGGAATGCAAACTGTCTTCGTTTGTGCGTGTGCTTCACACAACAGCTCAAATAATACAACacaatcacatgaccagttTTGCGATATTCTGAGCACATTCCTGAAAACAGCCATAACGCCGTGTATTCTGCACGAAGGAAATTGGTTTAGCTCCCACATGAAATATTCGTCAGTTTCAAAATTCTCACCATGACCCATCAGCATCGTCTCACTCATGCCTTGTAGATGGAGCTTATGTAAGTGTGTTAAAATCttttactaaaaatataaaattaccaaacatagaaaaaaggaaccatttcaagattttttttaatagagtGATGAATTTCATTCATATGTAAATTGTGTTATGCTTTAATTTGCAGCTATAGATAAGTGATGACATACACCGACTTTTGGATGGAGCATAGACGTAATCAGCTTATGTGGAGGGTTAGTGAGTGCGTTAGTGTTGACGTGGCACAGGATGAAAGATATAGCTCTTCTCTTTTTAGGTGCCTGTATCTGTGGCCTACATGCTTTACAGCTAAACTTAAAAACCTTATCTTAGTTAGTGAAGTGCCTGACAACCTTAAGACATGCTCTCAAGTGTGCCAAATGGTTCAGCATCACCGTGTGATGGAGCTGTGATGGAGACAGTGGCGATGTTACCATTTTTAACATCAGGATTTGCATTCATCATGCACTTTTAAAACTACGTACATTAGCTGAGGGCTTTCTTTCACTGCTCGATTTCTAAAGATTTCTTCCAGACTGCTGAATGACCTGAGCTGGAGTTCTCACCTGGTCATCCTTGGGTCCCATATAACCACATCAGCATCCGAGTTCTTGGCGATTCGGCCTTTCTGCGGGTAGAAGTTGAAGATTTTTGCTGCGTTGCTGCTGGTGACAGCCACAAATCGATTCTCGTCCATTTTGCCACTATGCTGAGGGGAGGAGAAAATGCACAAAGCACCCAGTTTGAGTTAGGGGGCCACACTCGATGACAACAATACACAGAATTAGCAGACAAAAGGTCAGTGCTTAACTGTGCTGCAAGCAACTCATTTCTGCCAAAATATCATCTAATGTGTGATTTGTAAGCACTGTTGCACAAAGTAAATCTTTCCAGTGGCCTTGGGGCAGCTGAGCCGATACACAGTCCCCACAACAATGGCCAGAAAATGCAGTGCTTGCAATCGTGCAGCCATCTGCAGCTCTGAGAGTTTATTGTGTGTtgcaggaaaaaagaaatacgCATATCATCCAAATAATTGTGAGAAAAGTAGAATTATTAATATTTGATAGTAAAAACAGTAACCC is a window encoding:
- the LOC134635432 gene encoding dendritic cell-specific transmembrane protein; translated protein: MLFSWITVKQSLKDVGFQAVDVFTTGKRDGFRRTILLLLICSISSLLLSSLLLLYLLFALDYELAVAGGIAACFGTLLTVALFLSKRVRCLGTLFVISIFMKKSRNLLLTAGTSLVVLKNIRNTLENLSLLVRSMICNLKAKKASIIAPFTNYVQMLKWIGDMLKGVTNLGVVRLDSQLNVSPRLESEEFRQRLAGAEQKLNETVKYAQALMNTVSSVTDRMFPAISFLVLMMFIGLHIKKYCRDMKYKNRFISSKFVHFDEKQKAEGKSHVLPLTAEEEQLYTFIPSARPTTREGKAMVKFGIPVVSHFVAWVIFITVDALLYCFVDIVTTRLSELEPFHVPLLMSIKGIATLIGMPLGQENHEKDFSYSVTLFEKQCLPKPKLLLYSSVIPLTAILLTLLVMALMATKVSQLRLMVCEQFFPSAAEERVEYLHGKILRKRFKMRKEKNDCSLRSFITKPYFWFPLLFHPKEDPQSIL